DNA from Pirellulaceae bacterium:
GACCGCTCCTCCGGTCCTGCTACCACTTTCGGCTCGGTCACCGTCCGCTCTGCAACAGTCCGCTAGTCAGTTGTCTGCATGGTTGTCCGCAGCCGGTGCGGGCTATCACCTGGCCGAGGTGGCTGGATTAATGGCGCACCGCCGCACGCATTTCGACTGCCGCTGGGCTGTCTGCGCGGCGGATCATGAGAGCATGATTGACCAGCTACAAACGTTGGCCAATTCCACTCCATCGGAGACCGCACAGGAAACATCCGCTGCTCAATTATCTCGTGGTGCGGCATTCGTTTGCAGCGGTCAGGGACCGCAATGGTGGGCGATGGGACGTGGACTCATCAAGCACTCGCCGGTCTTTCGGTCAATGCTCAAACGCTGCGATGCGGAATTCTCGCGCTACGGAACGTGGTCGCTTTTGGAGGAACTAGAACGATCCGAAAGCACGTCGCGCATGCAGCAGACGTCGATCGCTCAGCCGAGTATTTTTGCCATTCAAGTTGCATTAGCGGCATTGTGGGAGAGCTGGGGCATCAAACCCACTGCAGTGGTCGGTCATAGTGTGGGGGAAATCGCTGCGGCCTACTTGTCGGGCGCATTGAGCTGGGAGGATGCCTGCTGTGTCGCCTTTCATCGTGGACGCACGATGGACCTGGCCAGCTCACAGGGTGCCATGGTGGCGGCTGGTCTCTCCCCCGATCAAGTTCCGCAGTGGATCGAAGGACTGGAAGCTCAGGTATCGTTGGCGGCAATCAACGGTCCAACCAGCGTCACGATCTCCGGGGCTGCGCCGGCCATAGCACAGCTTGCCACGCGTCTGGAGTCTGCGGCCATCTTCTGTCGCCGATTGGCGGTGGAATACGCGTTTCATAGTCCGCAGATGGATCCGGTGCGTGACGAGCTTCTGCGCAGCCTGGCTCACTTGCGACCTCGGACAGTCCATACCACGTTGGTGTCCACCGTGACCGGACAGCCAATCGACGGCAGCCAATTGGGAGCGGACTACTGGTGGCAAAATGTGCGTCACAGCGTCCGCTTTGCCGACGCCATGTATCGACTGGCAGAGATGGGCTATGGTGTAGCGGTCGAGCTTGGGCCTCATCCTGTGTTGGCTTACTCGATCAATGAATGTTTCCAAGCTGTGGGATGTCATGTGCACAGCGTTGCTTCGCTCAATCGCCAGCAAGGCGATCTGTGGTGCATCTCGAAATCACTGGGAAGTCTGTATTCGCTGGGCTATGACATTCACTGGGAAGGTTTCTACAACCAGCCCACGCGCAAGTTGCCACTGCCCACCTACCCGTTTCAAACCCAGCGCTTGTGGAACGAGTCGCTTGAGTCGCAATGGACGCGCAACACCGCCGCAGTTCATCCGCTGCTCGGCGAGCCGGCCGATCACCAGCAGCCGGTATGGCAGCAGCGAGTGGATCTGAAGCTGCAAAATTATCTGGCCGATCATCGCGTGCGGGGCAGTGTGATCTACCCGGCTGCGGCCATGCTGGAGACCGCCGTAGCCGCTGCATACCAACTTTCACTTGGCGCAGACCAGCCGTGTGCTGAAGTGCGACTTGAACGCCTGCGACTACACAACCCCTGCCTGTTAGCCGATGATCAACCGCAGTGGATTGAAACTCGCTGGAACGCCGATCGTCGGCAGCTAAACTTGGGCTTTCGCAGTTGCAAGCTTTCGGCGTCCGGTGAAGCGGCACAGTGGAGTTCACTGGCGACAGTCGAGATTAGCGCGCAGCCTTTGCCGACCACAGATCAAAAAGCTCAATCGCAGAGGCTTGAACAGACTAGAAGCCGTTGTCTGCGGCAATTCACAGCCCAGCAGCTCTACGACTACTGTGCGCAGCTCGGCCTACAATACGGGCCTCAATTCCAAGGTGTTGTCAGCGGAGTTCAACGCCCTGGAGAGGCCTTGGCCGAAGTTGTGCTGACCAAGTCCATTGACCCAAGTGCGTACGTGCTACATCCCGCGCTGCTGGATAGCTGCTTCCACGTGATGATCGCAGCCGACAGCAGTTTTGACCATGCACTGGATGGGCTTTATTTGCCTGCGGAGTTGCGGGAAATCTGGGTGTACTCACGCAGTTTACCCAGCGGTAGTAAATTGCTGGACACTGCAACTACCAGTGACGAGGGTCAGGCAACGGGATTCTGTGGCCAGCGGTTGCTAGTGCATGCGCGCGTCTTGCGCAAGACCGCTAAGAAAATGTGGTGTGATTTGGATATCACCACGATTGACGGTCAGCCGCTAGTGACCATACGGGGTTTTGAGAGTCATCGTGTACTCAGCCCATCTACCATCCAGCAGACGGAGGACTTGATCTACAAATTCCATTGGCAGCGATCTGCGTTGCCGAACCTTAGGGAATCGCAGGTTGCAGCGTCAGAGCAGCGATGGCTCGTGTTTATGGACGAAGGCCATGTGGGCCAGGAGATTTGTGAACGACTTCGCGCCAGCGGCAGGCAGGTGGTGGAAGTCTATCAAGCCAGCTCGCACGTTCCTCAGACGCCAGCCAGACAGTTTCATCAGTTCAATCCCGAAAGTCGCCAGGATTTCGTGTCACTCCTGGAGCGGTTTGCATCCGCACCACTGACTCACGCGGTCTATCTGTGGGGGATGGATGTGCCCGCAAATGATGTGCTGAACTGTACATCGCTTCGGTCGAGTACCTTATTGACCACCTTGGCACCTTTGCATTTTGTGCAAGCGTGGGAATCCATTGAAGCCCTAGGCAGTGCCAACTTCACCATCGTTACCCGTGGTGCCCAGTCGGCCGATGACGCTCCTGAACACTGTAACGTTGCGCAAGCGCCGCTGATCGGCATGGGGCGCGTCATTGTCAACGAGTATGGCCGGCTGCGCAGTAAGTTAGTCGATATGCCGGCCACGCTGCGCGCTGGTGATTTCGATCAGCTTTTCGCCGAGCTACTAGCTACCGACGACGAGGATGAAGTCAAATGGCGGGATGGTCACCGTTGGGTACAGCGATTTGTGCAGCAGCGCGATCAAGCCCTGGGAAATGAGGCCTTGAGTCAACTGCCCTTCCAACTGCGACTTGGAAAATCCTCGGGCGTGGAAGAGCTGCGTTACGAAACGAAAGCGCGTGGCCCATTGCAGCCAGGCCATGTCGAAATCGAAGTGGTTGCTGCCGGATTGAATTTTAGCGATGTGATGAAGGCCCTGGACCTGTATCCAGGCTTGAACGACGCCGTGGTGGATCTGGGAGCCGAGTGCTCTGGGAAAATTGTGCGGGTCGCGCCCGGCAGCCGGTGGAACGTCGGAGATGAAGTAATGGCTGTTGCCCCAGGCGCTTTTAGCAGCCACGTGATTGTCGATGAACAGCTTGTAGCCCGTAAACCCTGCAACCTGAGCTTCGAGCAGGCAGCCGCGATCCCGGTGGCATTTTTGACTGCCCAGTACGCTCTGCATGACTGTGCCAGACTCAGCCGCGGCGATTCGATCTTAATTCACGCCGCCAGTGGTGGCGTAGGTTTGGCTGCAATGCAATTTGCTGCCGCCGCCGGTGTGCGTATTCTGGCGACTGCCGGTTCGCCCGAGAAACGCAAGTTTGTACAGCAACAGGGCGCCAGTTGCGTGATGGACTCGCGGACATTGTCGTTTGGTGCACAGACACTCGAGGCAACCGGTGGTGAGGGGGTTGACGCGGTACTGAACTCACTGCCGGGCCCTGCGATTGCAACCGGACTGGGTGTGCTGAAAACGGGAGGTCGCTTTCTAGAGATCGGTAAACGCGACATCTATAACGATGCCGCGCTCGGGCTGTATCCATTTCGTAACAATCTTGCGCTGTTTGCGATAGACTTGGATCAGTTGTTCAAGCAACAGCCAGCGCGAATGGGGCAGATGCTGCGCGATCTGAGTGCACGATTTGAGTCCGGTGAATTGCATGCGCTGCCCACCGAAGTCTATTCGACCAACGAAACCGCTGCTGCGTTCAAGTTCATGCAGCAGGGTAAGCATATCGGCAAGGTGGTTGTGAACTATCAGCAGCGGCCGGAGTTCTTAGCGGCTGGTAGTTATGATCCAGTCCAGTTCAAGGCCGATCGAACCTACTGGATTGCTGGAGGATTGGGTGGTTTCGGACTGGAGATCGCTAAGTGGATGGCCCAGCGCGGTGCTGGTCATCTGGTCCTTAGTGGTCGCAGCCCTCAGCCTCGTCCGGAGGTAACCAAGGAAATCGCGCAGCTTACCCAACAAGGCGTAGCGGTCACGATACTGCCTGCGGACATTACACGCCCAGACGAAGTCCACCGCGTTTTAGCTAGTATTGATCGGCAGCTGCCACCCTTGGCGGGAATATTGCACACGGCGATGGTCTTGGAGGACAAGCTGCTAGCCGACCTGGATCGCGATACGCTAGAACGCGTTCTATGGCCCAAAGTGTTGGGGGGCTGGAACCTGCACCAACAAACCTTGGATCGCCAGTTAGACATGTTCGTGCTGTTTAGTTCACTGTCCAGTGTCTTCGGGCATGCTGGCCAAGCCAATTACTCGGCGGCCAACGCCCTGTTGGATAGCTTGGCACATTATCGTCGTAGTCAAGGCAGTCCGGGCCTGGTAATTAACTGGGGGCATCTGGGTGAAGTCGGTTACTTGGCGCAGCGGCAACAGCTTGGATCCCGACTAGAGCGTCAGGGCGTACTGAGCTTCACGGTGCGCCAAGCTACAGATTGCCTCGAATATGCACTGCAAACGCTGGCGGTTCAATTGAGCGTATTAAAGATGGATTGGTCGGTGTGGCGCGGCTTGGGGATTACCAATCGAGTTTCACCGCGCTTTGCGTCCTTACTGCAGCAGGCCGAAGGAGCGGGCCAGCCCAGCGGTGCGACCGCCACAGCCGACGGATTGCGATCGAGCAGCCCCGCCGAGCGCCGGGCTCTGATCAGCGATATGCTGCGCAGCAAGATCGGTAGCCTGTTGGGCATTGCAGCTCAGCAAATACGCGATGATCGCGCGTTGTTGGAGTTGGGACTGGATTCCCTGATGGCGGTGGAACTGCGAAATTGGATCGAAAGTCAACTGGAAATTACGCTGCCCATATCGGCGCTGATGCGCGGCCACAGTCTGGGCGAGCTGATCGATCAAATCGCAGCGATGATTGTCGGCTCAAACAGTAGTGCGCCGTCAACAGTTTCGCCGAGATCGCCAATGCAATCGACAGAACAGGTGGCCAAGTTATCTAGTCTATTGCCAGCCCACGCGGCCTCTCCAACCGCTCCAGCGCCTGACACACCTCGCAATCTAGCTCCGATCAGTTCGGCACAAATCACCGGTCAGATTGCGGCCGAATTACTTGACAATCTGGAGAATATGGATGACGATCAAGTCGCCCAACTGCTCAATCAAGTTCTGAATCAATAATCTCAATCACGTTCTTAAAAGCCAGCGCTACCGACCTTGCAGTTGATCGACATAAGGTTGCAAATACTCCCAAGTGAAATAGGCGACGCCCGGCACCCCCAGCTGCTCGGCGGCATCCAAATAGTTGCGTGCATCATCGGCCGAATGAATGCTGCCGTGGCTGGTCTTAACTCCCAAGGCGAACGTTAATTCTGCAGGTTTGACAAGTTGCTGGTTGAGTTCTACAGCCTGCTGCAATCGCTGGCGAAACTGACTCATGAATGCATCTCCATACGTTTCTCGGTGACAGTAGCCCGAAACGTTGATCATATCCAGTAGGCCCAGCTCCACCCAGCGCGGCCAAACTTGAGCAATCGTGTGTTTCCGCGCCACGTGTGCACCCCAGACATAGGCCGCCAAGCGTATCGACGGATGATGATCGCGAGCGGTTTGGCTAAGCAGCCTCGCCAACTCCGTCAGCTCCGCTTCCTTGAATTCCTGAAACAGCTGCCGCTGCTGCTCATCAGTAACACCGGCGGGCAAAGAATGCATGAATCGCTGTTGGCTGGCCGCGTCCAGCTGGTGAGGCTGATTTGCGTAACGCAAATAGTCCAGCACAATTCCGTCAGGTTGATAATTCAGCACTACATCCCGCACGATATCGGCCAGCCACTGCCTGGCCTGCGGGTGAGCGGGACTGAGGTATCCCAGAGTCTTTCCAGCCAAGTCGCGAAGCGCCCAATGCGGATTTTGATGCAAGATGCCAGCGGGCTGCGTGCCACCACTAACCACCACGGGCAGTACGGGATAAAAGGCCATCCCGCGCTCGCGAGTTAACCGCGCGAGTATCGCCAATGGGTCGCTGGCTGAAAAGTGATGCGGCATATACTGGCTCTGATAGTGCGCTTCGCCAGACGAGTTGGAGACAAATGGCATGATCGTGTTCAAGCCGAATCGCTGCATCGCATCTACTTGAGCTTCCAGAACGGCCTGTTGTTGCGCGCTATCTGAATCTGGCGGCAGCAGGCGATGCAGGTGCACATAGGCCGCTCGTAATGGCCTGTGTTCATGATTGCGTGTCGGGTCAGCCGACGGTTGCGACTGCCGTCTGTCACGGTCGCTGTCCGTCGTTACAAGTTCAACCTTCTTACCAGCAAACGCTCCAAAGACCCCCTGTCCCAGCGTGATCGCCCAATTCGTGAGGTCGGTCGGGCAGTCGGCGTCCCAAGTCGCGCTGCCCAGGCTGACGTTATCTTGAATCACTTCAATTCGATTTCTGGAGAACTGGAACTCCAATTCGGTAGTCTCTTTGCTCCAGCGAATTGGCACCGCCAAGCATCCGGGGCGACGCAAGCGATGCACCGCGCCGTACTCCAAGTATTTTCCGCCGGACAAGAATGCGAATTTATCTTCATACGGATTGGGGCCCTTGGCAGAGGTGCTGATGTACAAGCTGTCACCCAGAGGCACAAGGCTGGTGATGCGCTGTCCCCAACGATTCAATACCGGATCGAGCAACTTGGTTTCGTTTTCGTAAGGGTGCGTCGTTGTGTCGGTCGGTTCAGGGTGTGAAAACAATCGCCCCTCGAAACGCCACTGCTGGGCGGCCATATCGCGCCGCCACAATTCCCCCCAGGGCCACACACCCACATACAAGTCGCCTCCGTAAATGGCCATCGTTTGGGCTTCACGAGCGTTGCGGCTGACCGAGGGCATTGCTGGGGGCCAGTCCGCCAGTCGCTCTAGTTGCTGGTGGGCGATCTGAAATAGCTCTCCGGTCGGATACTGCCCCAATAGCAAACGGTCTTCCAGATTGATGGTTGAATAAATCTGAAAGCTCTTTCCATCGGGAGCTCGCAAAGTCGTCCAATCACGTCCGCTGCCCAGCAGGTGAACCCCGCCTTGATTTGATGCCGCCACGATCCACCGCTCGCTGCCCAGTGGCCGCTGGCCAAATGCGTAAATAAACTCGCCGGGTTTCGAAAGCGACAGCGCAACGCCCGATGCCAGATCGACTGACTGGTTTTGATCGGGCGACCACGGATACGCAATTAAGCGGTTGAATTCATTGGATGAATTGACAGAAAATTGGCGAACCAGTAGCGTCCCATCGGCGTAGTACCACTCGCCAATCCGACTGTCATTGGGCGCGACATCTAAGACACACCGGCCGTCGAAATTGATCTGTGTGGGACTCGCCGACATTGTGCGACCATCGACCTGAATCGCAAGTGGCGGGGTTTGAGCATCGATCAACCAAGCACGCAGATCGGGCTGCCAAACTCGCAAACCCTGGTCCAGGGCATTGCGACCATACGAGAACAGTTTTCCATCAAAGCCGTACAGATAGGTGCCGGCATCGCTTGAAGGGCGCGGCAGCAATTCGATTGCTGGGCTGACAGCGGACGCCGGAGCCGTTTCGTCCGCCATACGCAGATAAACATGCAATGTTCGGCGGTCGCTGCGATCCTGGGTATTGTAGGCGCTCAGAAAACCGGCTCCGGCAATCGGAATGCCTTCGGCCGTACGTGCCTCCCAGAGTGAACCGAACGCTTGGCCGCGGTCGCTGCCCAGTTCCACACGTGTCCTTACGGTGCGGACCGTGTTTGTTGTCAGAGAGGTTGCCTCAGCCTGTAGTTGAGCGCAGCCGTCGGCATCCGCTGCCAAGGCCTGTGGAGCTGGGGAAGCTATCAGAACCACCCAGACGAGCAGCCGGAATGTGGCTTCCAGCACCTGCGACATTTTGTAACACATGCAAACCACCGCACTTTCTCCCAGGAAAAACCGGCAAATTCGGGACACAGTTATAACCCATACCACTGTCACCGTCGCCACGGATTGACATGAGAAAGATTGCCGGTAAAGTGATTTGCGGTATTTTGGTAAGACATAATGCCAGTGAATGCCGAGAATATGATGCGAAAGAATGTCTGGTGACATTCAGGTACGTCTTCGTCTAGCGAAAGCTCGACCATGTGTCGAAATCGCTTGGAGAGCGACGTATTCGCTCCAATCCGTGTTTCAATTTGTGGGAGAAATCCAAATGTTCAAGTCCTTTCTGTCGGTAGCATTGGCAGCGGTTTGTCTTTCGACGCTCAGCTCCAGTGCATTTGCTTTCGGCCATCGCGCCGCCGGTTGTGGCTGCGAAGCTGCACCTGCTTGCTGCGAAGTAAGCTGTGATCCTTGTTGTCAGCCAAAGTGTGGCCTGAAGGGCCGTTTGGCAGCTCGCAAGGCTGCACGCGCTTGCTGCGAGCCAACATGCTGTGCCCCAGCTCCAACGTGCTGTGAGCCAGCACCAAAGTGCTGCGAGCCAGCGCCTGTTTGCTGTGCACCAGCACCAAAGTGCTGCGAGCCAGCTCCAACCTGCTGCGATGCCTGCGATCCTTGCTGCAAGCCTAAGTGTGGCCTGAAAGGCCGTTTGGCAGCTCGCAAGGCTGCACGCGCTTGCTGCGAGCCAACTTGCTGTTGCGAAGTAGCTCCAAGCTGTGGCTGCAACTAGTAGGCACCTAAGCGGGAACCAGTCCCGACGCACATCGGGTCCGAACGTCGATCTGTGATCGCTCCAGCGTTTCGGACGAAAACTCAAAACGGCCGCGCCCAACAGCGTAGGCCGTTTGTTGTTTGTCAGTGCGCCAAGGCCGTCGATATGGACCTGCTCAC
Protein-coding regions in this window:
- a CDS encoding SDR family NAD(P)-dependent oxidoreductase — protein: MTSKTNPPALGGQVPSSIAEPIAIIGMGCRLPGGADDWQTYWRMLESGMDAISETPPDRWSLQKFYVPHKSLPGKTQSKWGGYVRNIDHFDPQLFGISPREAASMDPQQRMLLESAFRAIEDAGQRADRLAGQPVAVFIGISSFDYAVAGLSFQDRGVIDAYSNTGGSSSIAANRISYCFDLRGPSVAVDTACSSSLVAVHMACESIWRGQASMALAGGVNALILPDFYVAFSQLGVMSPDGRCKTFDARANGYVRSEGAGAVLLKPLRAALSDKDPIYAVIRATALNQDGRTPGMTVPSQAAQEALILAACQQAGVSPSELQYVEAHGTGTPVGDPIETKAIGSVVGQGRDPQNRCWVGSVKTNIGHLEAGAGIASLIKVALSLHHRRIPRNLHFRQANPEIDLAALGLRVPTQTEIWTSDRSRLAGINGFGYGGANAHVIIEQAPESAAQVHSITPSRTVPATALRTKVVASGPSAASTTSAGVTTEATETAPPVLLPLSARSPSALQQSASQLSAWLSAAGAGYHLAEVAGLMAHRRTHFDCRWAVCAADHESMIDQLQTLANSTPSETAQETSAAQLSRGAAFVCSGQGPQWWAMGRGLIKHSPVFRSMLKRCDAEFSRYGTWSLLEELERSESTSRMQQTSIAQPSIFAIQVALAALWESWGIKPTAVVGHSVGEIAAAYLSGALSWEDACCVAFHRGRTMDLASSQGAMVAAGLSPDQVPQWIEGLEAQVSLAAINGPTSVTISGAAPAIAQLATRLESAAIFCRRLAVEYAFHSPQMDPVRDELLRSLAHLRPRTVHTTLVSTVTGQPIDGSQLGADYWWQNVRHSVRFADAMYRLAEMGYGVAVELGPHPVLAYSINECFQAVGCHVHSVASLNRQQGDLWCISKSLGSLYSLGYDIHWEGFYNQPTRKLPLPTYPFQTQRLWNESLESQWTRNTAAVHPLLGEPADHQQPVWQQRVDLKLQNYLADHRVRGSVIYPAAAMLETAVAAAYQLSLGADQPCAEVRLERLRLHNPCLLADDQPQWIETRWNADRRQLNLGFRSCKLSASGEAAQWSSLATVEISAQPLPTTDQKAQSQRLEQTRSRCLRQFTAQQLYDYCAQLGLQYGPQFQGVVSGVQRPGEALAEVVLTKSIDPSAYVLHPALLDSCFHVMIAADSSFDHALDGLYLPAELREIWVYSRSLPSGSKLLDTATTSDEGQATGFCGQRLLVHARVLRKTAKKMWCDLDITTIDGQPLVTIRGFESHRVLSPSTIQQTEDLIYKFHWQRSALPNLRESQVAASEQRWLVFMDEGHVGQEICERLRASGRQVVEVYQASSHVPQTPARQFHQFNPESRQDFVSLLERFASAPLTHAVYLWGMDVPANDVLNCTSLRSSTLLTTLAPLHFVQAWESIEALGSANFTIVTRGAQSADDAPEHCNVAQAPLIGMGRVIVNEYGRLRSKLVDMPATLRAGDFDQLFAELLATDDEDEVKWRDGHRWVQRFVQQRDQALGNEALSQLPFQLRLGKSSGVEELRYETKARGPLQPGHVEIEVVAAGLNFSDVMKALDLYPGLNDAVVDLGAECSGKIVRVAPGSRWNVGDEVMAVAPGAFSSHVIVDEQLVARKPCNLSFEQAAAIPVAFLTAQYALHDCARLSRGDSILIHAASGGVGLAAMQFAAAAGVRILATAGSPEKRKFVQQQGASCVMDSRTLSFGAQTLEATGGEGVDAVLNSLPGPAIATGLGVLKTGGRFLEIGKRDIYNDAALGLYPFRNNLALFAIDLDQLFKQQPARMGQMLRDLSARFESGELHALPTEVYSTNETAAAFKFMQQGKHIGKVVVNYQQRPEFLAAGSYDPVQFKADRTYWIAGGLGGFGLEIAKWMAQRGAGHLVLSGRSPQPRPEVTKEIAQLTQQGVAVTILPADITRPDEVHRVLASIDRQLPPLAGILHTAMVLEDKLLADLDRDTLERVLWPKVLGGWNLHQQTLDRQLDMFVLFSSLSSVFGHAGQANYSAANALLDSLAHYRRSQGSPGLVINWGHLGEVGYLAQRQQLGSRLERQGVLSFTVRQATDCLEYALQTLAVQLSVLKMDWSVWRGLGITNRVSPRFASLLQQAEGAGQPSGATATADGLRSSSPAERRALISDMLRSKIGSLLGIAAQQIRDDRALLELGLDSLMAVELRNWIESQLEITLPISALMRGHSLGELIDQIAAMIVGSNSSAPSTVSPRSPMQSTEQVAKLSSLLPAHAASPTAPAPDTPRNLAPISSAQITGQIAAELLDNLENMDDDQVAQLLNQVLNQ
- a CDS encoding family 10 glycosylhydrolase, which produces MVCMCYKMSQVLEATFRLLVWVVLIASPAPQALAADADGCAQLQAEATSLTTNTVRTVRTRVELGSDRGQAFGSLWEARTAEGIPIAGAGFLSAYNTQDRSDRRTLHVYLRMADETAPASAVSPAIELLPRPSSDAGTYLYGFDGKLFSYGRNALDQGLRVWQPDLRAWLIDAQTPPLAIQVDGRTMSASPTQINFDGRCVLDVAPNDSRIGEWYYADGTLLVRQFSVNSSNEFNRLIAYPWSPDQNQSVDLASGVALSLSKPGEFIYAFGQRPLGSERWIVAASNQGGVHLLGSGRDWTTLRAPDGKSFQIYSTINLEDRLLLGQYPTGELFQIAHQQLERLADWPPAMPSVSRNAREAQTMAIYGGDLYVGVWPWGELWRRDMAAQQWRFEGRLFSHPEPTDTTTHPYENETKLLDPVLNRWGQRITSLVPLGDSLYISTSAKGPNPYEDKFAFLSGGKYLEYGAVHRLRRPGCLAVPIRWSKETTELEFQFSRNRIEVIQDNVSLGSATWDADCPTDLTNWAITLGQGVFGAFAGKKVELVTTDSDRDRRQSQPSADPTRNHEHRPLRAAYVHLHRLLPPDSDSAQQQAVLEAQVDAMQRFGLNTIMPFVSNSSGEAHYQSQYMPHHFSASDPLAILARLTRERGMAFYPVLPVVVSGGTQPAGILHQNPHWALRDLAGKTLGYLSPAHPQARQWLADIVRDVVLNYQPDGIVLDYLRYANQPHQLDAASQQRFMHSLPAGVTDEQQRQLFQEFKEAELTELARLLSQTARDHHPSIRLAAYVWGAHVARKHTIAQVWPRWVELGLLDMINVSGYCHRETYGDAFMSQFRQRLQQAVELNQQLVKPAELTFALGVKTSHGSIHSADDARNYLDAAEQLGVPGVAYFTWEYLQPYVDQLQGR